The Primulina huaijiensis isolate GDHJ02 unplaced genomic scaffold, ASM1229523v2 scaffold207410, whole genome shotgun sequence genome segment cATGATGACCAAAATTAAATTGAATTGCTGTAGATAGTAACTGCAACAACCtactcttcaattttttttaaaaaaattaactaatttgaatttgaatttaacAGCTACGAAGATATCAGCTGGTTCAGCCATTGAGATTGAATTCACAAGAAATAAGAATTGTAAATAATACGTAATGTTGGTAACGGAACGAATGAAAAGGTGATACTTTAATACAACTTTCTACCTCATATTTGGCATCGGAATCAACCGACTGTCCAAACATGACAATAACATAACGAAGCTAACAAAACGAAAACCCAGGCACAAATGTTGCTACCACGCATATCATTGGTCATAGTGAAAAGAGCACCGTCAGTGGACACCAGAAACCAAAGGCTCCTCCATGTTTCCAGTATTAAGCATCTTAGCAATCTTTTCTGTGGGTACCAATGGAAGATACGTAGCAACCCTGAACCCTTTCTCGGCTGAAACTTGAACAACTTGATTATACTTCTCCGAACAATAACTGGCTGTCGGAGCAACTGCTTGGGCCACTCGAGGGAAGAGTGGCAGCTTATTCAAGGATTGCCATGCGGACACCGCACACTGCTCAGCTACGGGTTCGTATTTTGTGTACATGTACTTGGCGGTAGGCTCACATTTTGTGTACACAGTTTTTGCCAGCCCCGAGGCAGTCTCCACCATGCCCGTATTCTTGACATCTGCCAGTACTGAACGAGCAGCCTGTGGAGCTTTTTGAGCAGTATCGATTGCTTGGGTTGATACACGCTTCAGAGTTGTGGGTACATGACCCTGCACCTTGTTCACAGATTCGTCGACCTGgaataagaacaaaaattttcAACTTCTTCATTTGCAAAAAATCAATATTAACCTAGCACATGATGCTAAAGGGTTAATCCATTGtgtgg includes the following:
- the LOC140966622 gene encoding stress-related protein-like gives rise to the protein MTQADSNPKHNIMEEESEEKRLKYLEFVQVATLHALICASRLYNFAKEKSGPLKPGIHSVEDTVKTVVSPVYDKYHDLPIEVLMFVDRKVDESVNKVQGHVPTTLKRVSTQAIDTAQKAPQAARSVLADVKNTGMVETASGLAKTVYTKCEPTAKYMYTKYEPVAEQCAVSAWQSLNKLPLFPRVAQAVAPTASYCSEKYNQVVQVSAEKGFRVATYLPLVPTEKIAKMLNTGNMEEPLVSGVH